The Bacteroidales bacterium genomic sequence CCGGCAGCATCGCGACTGATATGGTCAAAATTTTTCGCGGACGACAGCTTATAGCTCATTTCACCGTATTTGATGGCGGCGGCATAATTCTTTAACTCGAAATAACCTCTCGCAATATTCAGCTGTGCCTCAGAACGGGTAAGATCATCCGGCTGATCGCCCAGCAATTCGAGCACTTTGTAATAATGCTCAAGAGCGTCCTGGTTTTTTCCAAGCATGGCATACGCATACCCGATGTTTTTCATCAGGATGATCTTTTCCGGCTTCATATCTAGGCTGTCAGCCAGAACCATTGATACAAGGAAATAGGACAAACCCTTGTCCACGCTGTCAACTTTCAGGCAATTCAGGCCCATGTTCATATAATTCACGGCAACCTGCCTGTAACCGCCAACCTCCTTATTCAGGTTCACAGCCCTGTGATAACATGAATAAGCCTCCCTGAAATTGTTTGTAAGCATATGCACCATGCCGATCTGGTTAAAGCACAGCGCAATGTTAAGGGTGTCTTTACGGTTCTGGAATTCCTTAAGCGCTTTGAGGTAGGAATCCATAGCCTTGTCATATTCATCGGTAACCCGGTAATAATCGCCCAGTGCCAGGCTTGATAATCCAACCCTGCGGGCATCACGGATCTTTTCGGCCAGGTCGGCCGCGTCACGCGCATACTGATAGGCATCGGCAGGATTTGTCTTCAGCAGGTCATCGCTGATTTTAAGAAGCAAATCGATTTTCGATGAATCGTTAGCTTTTACAAGCTCGTGGATCATCCGGGTTGTAACAGCCTGATCGTCCCCTGCAGGAACTGCAAAGGCACGAAATGCCATAGTGATGAATACTAGCAAAAGGACAGGTACCCGGCGCGAGAAATACATGAATACTGTTTTATATCCTCAGACGAAATACGAAGGTAACAAATAATTTGAATTGAGAACTATACTCTTGTCACACCACCCGTTAAGGCAAATTTCATCACTTCCGAAGGGGGGAGGTTCAAGGGACGTACATTGGCCTTCGGGACAATGAACATTTCACCCGACCAGTTATAGGAATGCGGAAAAAGAACGGCTACCTTGCCTTCGGCACCAAGGTCAGCAAGATCCTCGGAAGTTATAAAACCTATTTTTTCAAGTTCCGAAACCATGCTTACTTTCACAATTACCGGCTTGGTGAATTTCTTCTTTTCGCCCACAAAGGCGTTTATGAAATCGTTCACCGATGTGTAGATCATTTTGAGGATGGGAATCCGCTCAAAAATACGGTCGATGAACTGGCCGAAAGGTTTAAAAAGAAACCACTGTCCGATCCATCCCACAAAGGCAACGATCAGGAATGTGCAAAGCAACCCCACACCCGGTATGCGGATGTGAAATGCGTTGGCAATAAGGGTACGGATTGGACCGTCGATAAGGTCGAATACCCAGTACACAATGAATATGGTAAGTGCAGTGGGTGCCACCAGCAGCAGCCCCTGGAGGAAATAACGGAACAGTCTTTTCATGGTCAGGAGTTTTGGCAAAGATAGTAAAAAGAGTAGGGAGTAGGGAGTAGGGAGTAGGGAGAAGAGAGAGGGGAGACTGGGAGAGGGGGTGAGGATATCGCATCGATGTAGCTTATACGGATGACACAATTCGTTTCAGACTTTTTGTAGAGAATAACAGTGAAGAATTCCCCAACAAAGAATTTAGAACAATAAAAAAATATTTTCAAAAAACTTGACTTTAATAATTTCTTGGTATATATTTATATATCAATTCTACATGCATAAATATTCAGAAATCTGGTTTTTGTAAAAATTGTTTTTATTTAAAAATACTGAAAAGGTATATTAAAAAAGTTATTGTAGCTTGATAGGGATGGCAACCCATATGCGTAATGTGGGACAGATACTGACAACCCACTCAAAAAATGCAAGTCGCGGATACTGAAAAGCGAATGAGTAAGTACACCCTAAATCTAATAAAAATGAAACTTATTAGTAAGTTATCTGCATTAATGTTATTCTTTGTTTAGCATGTAGCAAAGAAAATTTACCTCAAACTGAACCCATAATAGTCAATGGACCGTTTTTATTTCAAACAGTTGATGGGAATGCGTATAAAACTGAATTATTTGATTGGAATTTCAAAAATCTTGGAACAAGATTACCTGTTAAAACAACAAATAATGAGACCATTACTTTTAACTATGATAGTTTGACAATTGCTTCCGTGCAAGGGGAGGCTGGTTTTGCCATTGTAGCAAATGAAGAGAATTTTGATCCTAATGACAATTCTAATTTTGGTATTAGTTATTTTGAATACAATAATAAGATTATCGGGGCATTGGAAGTTCAATTAGAAAGGATTTCAGAAACTGAACTTGAAATTAGTTATTATAGTCTTGATAGCGATGATGTGATTAAGCTAAAATTAAATGTGGAGGATCAAACAGTAACGGCTTACAGTAATAATCCGGAATTACTGAAGAATGCGGGTGAAATCGAAGGATGGGGCAAGAACACTCTTGAATGCATTAATGATGTATATACTAATCACGGAGCACTTTCTATTCAATCAGCATATATTCCTGCAACAGCAGCAGCTTTCGCTGTTGTATGTGGAATTAAAAATCTTTAGAAAAATGAAATCATTATGAAAAACCTTTTCATTTATTATGTTGTCATCTTGCTTCCCTTGGCTGTTCTTATTTGGGTGGCTTTTCTTGGGTATTACCTTTATTTTGGTATTGGTATTTTAATTTATGCCTTGCTATATAGACCATTAACTGATGGTTTAAGGCTAGTTGCAAAAGGAAAAATTAAAAAACAGGAAATAGGTAAAGCGTTCATACC encodes the following:
- a CDS encoding DUF502 domain-containing protein, with protein sequence MKRLFRYFLQGLLLVAPTALTIFIVYWVFDLIDGPIRTLIANAFHIRIPGVGLLCTFLIVAFVGWIGQWFLFKPFGQFIDRIFERIPILKMIYTSVNDFINAFVGEKKKFTKPVIVKVSMVSELEKIGFITSEDLADLGAEGKVAVLFPHSYNWSGEMFIVPKANVRPLNLPPSEVMKFALTGGVTRV